The genomic stretch AACTGTGTGGTTTTCAAACGTAGTCCTAAccaattgattttttttccttttgaaatACCTATCAGAGAAGGCTGTTTGGCCTTTGTCATCAGTAGAGACCATCATATCACTAGAACTCGAAGTAGCAACCAGTTGATTTGTTTTAGGCTTTACATAAACAATTCTTTTTGAGTTCAAAGAAGAAATGTTTCCATCATTTGCTTCAGCTTGACACTCCCCATTGTTAGATGGACCAGTTTGTTTTTCAAGAGCTtcgtattgttttgatacatctCCAGAGGAGACTGGTGCATCATTACTTTCAATAAACTTCCTAAGATCAGTTGTATTTTCACAGCAGCCACTGGAAGGGGGTTCTAGCAGCCGAAAAGATATATTTTCCTCTGATTTGGTGTCAATGGGTAGAGCAATATTAGATACTTTTGTTTTTGAGTAGATTGATGGATCTGTCAAATCAGCCCTGCTTTCAGGTTTGGTGCCCTTAGGTATTTCACCTAACCCCAAAGGTAGCAAATTTGTAGAGGAGATTTGAGGTATAGCAGAAACTGGAGTAGGTTTCCTCATGAGACTGGTAGAGGAGATTTGAGGTATAGCAGAAACTGGAGTAGGATTCCTAACAAGACTGTTACCTTTACGAATGTAAGAAGTATTTTGAAAGTTCTTTTTCCTTTCGAGAATTGGCTTTTTGAGAGGAACTATTCTGGCTGGAAGCTTGACTCTAGGTAGAGAAGCGGGAGGATTATTATTATCAGTCCGATGCCAAGTTCGAGATTTTAAAGCATGCATTGAAGAGGCAGGAGTTTTTGTTTTTGGCTTCGGAAAGGTAAAAGAATAACCCTGAGATGCTTTAAGGATGACGCCATCAAGCTGAGTTTTGCTTCCATTTAATTCAGAACAAGATGAATTTAGGCCCAGGGGTGTAACTTTGGAATAAACTTGGGTTGGTTCTGGCGTGATATTCCTTGTTATTGGGTCACTACATCCAATTACGTGATCTAACTTCATAGTTTTTTCGGTATGCTGTTTTGATGAAGTAGAAGTATCCGAGTCAGAACCATGTTTGACTGTAGATTCAGTTTTGGGATTTTCTTCACCCCCGCAAATGTTTTCATCATCATCGGTTGCTGAAAATTCAGTAATCATTCTATCGGGTAATTCAGATGTCGTCCCATGAGAATATATATCTGATAAAGCATTGGGCAAATCCTCAATCAATTTATCATTTGAATGACTGATGGTGGCTCCATTCCGGGCGACAGGACAGGACATTAGGTTCTCCTGAACAAGCGAATCATTCTTCATATTGAAACCATTAGATAACATATCAGCCCTTGGAGACCTTTGCAAATCATCTCTAGAATGGTAATTGTTTTCAGCATCACGCGAATCTGTATTAACTCCCTTGATAATCCCAATAACCGAAATGTCAGTAGTTTGAGTGTTAGTTATAGGCACAACTGGAGTAACACTGTCTTTCTGCTCACACCCTAATACTGAAAACTGAACATTTGGAAAGGCCAAGTCCACACATTGTGTAGCAACAATATCTGAGTGCTGCAATTCCAAATGCTCAGAACTCTTGGTTTCCTCATTTGCAATCATAGACTCAAATGATCCTCCAGTGAAAATACAGTCAGATAATTTAGCAATATTACCTGAATAAGGCATCGACTGAGCCTTAAACTGAATATCCATACCCATTTTTGACAATGCAACATCGTCTTTCTTATGTTCTTGGCTATCACTGAAACTGATAGGAACTTCTGCACTAGATGTGGTCGCTACAATGGAATCAATAAATTCAGTTTGAAATTGAGCTAAATTTGGGTTACTTGCAGAGACTTTTTTCCTTTTAGAAACTGGTGAAATCTTATTCTCATCATCACTGTCATTATTAGCAACACAAGATTCAGTCTCTGAAAAATCCCTTTTCCCATGTGAAGCAGTGCCCATAACCTGGTTGGACAGTGAGTAAAAGTCTAGCCTTTGAATAGAATGATCTAGGACTTCTGAAGAACATGGATCCTTCAATAAAATTCTTGAGCCTCTATCAGCATCATTTGAATGGGTAACTGGAGTAAGAGATATATCATCCAAATCCAAACTCAAAAAATTTAAACGAGTCTTAACATTTCTCTTTTCTACTTTACTTGTATCCCTTACTTCAAATCCAAGTGAAATATTAGAATTTGGAAATGTTTTATCTATGTCGCAATTCTCAGCATATACGGGAACTTCACCAGGGGACACTTGCTTTTCAGCATCTTTAATTATACCAAATTGGTGAACAACAATACTCTCTTCTAAACTAGACGATCCATCATCAGAACCCTTGTTCAGTACACTGGTATGTTGTAGGCAATCTTGACCATCCTGAATCCTAATATCTCCTAAACTTGAAGAGGCAACCATTCCACCGCATGGCAGAGGGATGGCTGTATCTGAATTTTGTTCCAATGTAGTGATAGCAAGACCCATCTTTTCACAATAAGCCCCTGCATCAATGTCATTGATATTCTCACTATCATTGACAGTAATTTTATTCTCTTCTGAACTTGTAAGATTGTTAGAATTGAAGCCGTAAACGCTGTCATCAGCAGAATTATGTGAATTTATAATATCAGCTGAAACGACATTGGAATTCAATTCATTCCTTATGGCTGTATCTGAATTTTGTTCCAATGTAGTGATAGCAAGACCAGTCTTTTCACAATAAGCCCCTGCATCAATGTCATTATTATTCTCACTATCATTGACAGTAATTTTCTTCTCTTCTGAACTTGCAAGATCGTTGGAATTGAAGCCATAAACGCTGTCATCAGCAGAATTATGTGTATTTATAATATCATCTGAAACGACATTGGAATTCAATTCATTCCCTACGTCTACAGGATTCCTATTCTCTGAACATCCAACATCTATATACTTCCCAGGTGATAGAGATACTTCACTCCGACATAATTGCTTGTTCCCACAATCCAAGTGATTGAGTTCAGAAGTGCTTCCATCTAATGACTTAGTAGGTTTGTCAATTTTTGTCACGCTAAGCAAGTCATGGACAGAATTACACACATCTAAACAATCACTATCAGAACCACAGTTTTTATCTACACTACTAGAAGCACAAGATGGAGCGCTTGAGATACTTCCACCTCTTTCAAACCTGGATTCTTTCCCAATATCAGAATCTTCATTGATCTTACATTCTTGTGATCTGAATTCTGGCCCCAGACTCAGCAGGGACAAACTCCCATTTTTATCTTCACACTTTTCACTGTCTGGCGCGGACACCTTATCAACAGCATTGATTTTCTCCTCCAAATAAGTTTCAGCTTTGACATTTTCAGAGGCAGCATTGGACGAGTCGTGTGTTACACTACCTGCTTGCACAGTTCCACCAACTTCTTTGGCGAGAGAAGGTGAAGCCAGCGCGCTTGAACTAGTAGGATTTACGGAACCTTTCTTCACCACTCTCTTaacaattttcttcttcttgacaACCTTAGAGGCCAATTTCCGATTACCAGTGCCACTAGGATTAACAGAAACTGCCACCCCACGTTTGTCACAAGGATTACAAGCATCACCTGCATTCTTCTGCGaagtattattattatcattcaaAATTTCAACAACAGAAGACAGTTTACCATAAACAGGAGCAGCGGCGGCACCAGAAGTGGAAGGTGGGGGTGTGACAATAGCCTTGGCCACAAGAGAGTTTGATTCAAAAGAAATGTCAAGTTCAACTGGGCTTCCTTTTTTCCTATCCTCAGCCTTTGAGTAACCTCCTCCATGTTGATCTTTATTGTTACCCCTGAAGAAATTATTGTTAGAATCAGAAACATAACGTAACTGTTCAATGTCACGGTTCCTATGGTTTGGTTTTACCGTCTGGATTCTAAGAAGAGCACTCTTCTTTTGAATCTGTTTCTTAGGTGGAGTACGACTGAATTCACGTTCCCGTTCACGACCATGATTATGATTATACTCTCTACTACTCGATCTACCACTATTGCTACCATTACTATACCTAACCGAATCAGAATCATGATACTCTCGTTCTCGTTTCACAGAAGTACCAATTTCATCATTCACCAATTCAAAAGAAGGAGAATGTGGAGGAGAAGAGTTGTGTACTTTTCTATCATTCAACCACCTCCTGGGGGATACGTCATTGATTGGGTGATAGGCGTGATTCGATGTGGAGGTGGATGTGGCCGTTCCGTGGCGATGGTAGCTATCGTCGTTGGTGGTTCTGCTGTAGACGAAGGCTTCCCTAGGGCTTCCTACTAGGCGGGAGGTTTCTGTGCTTAACCTCCCGTAAGAGCTCTCAGATTCGTATCGGACAGGTGGATATGAAGGCGGAGGACGGTGGTTATGGTGGTGATTCGATTCGCGATGGAAATCGACGGGAGGATAACTTCTGGTGGAGCGATCTTCGGGGTTAGGGTTCCACGGGGGTTCGGGGACGATACGGCGG from Vicia villosa cultivar HV-30 ecotype Madison, WI linkage group LG4, Vvil1.0, whole genome shotgun sequence encodes the following:
- the LOC131596007 gene encoding uncharacterized protein At1g21580 isoform X1, whose product is MDQHFLHHYNHQEHRSRYAPPNSQSHHHLPPPPALPPPPPLSYRSVDTLPPPPPPPSYNPPRFPFYPIEEPRTLSNSFTNRNDHLPRRIVPEPPWNPNPEDRSTRSYPPVDFHRESNHHHNHRPPPSYPPVRYESESSYGRLSTETSRLVGSPREAFVYSRTTNDDSYHRHGTATSTSTSNHAYHPINDVSPRRWLNDRKVHNSSPPHSPSFELVNDEIGTSVKREREYHDSDSVRYSNGSNSGRSSSREYNHNHGREREREFSRTPPKKQIQKKSALLRIQTVKPNHRNRDIEQLRYVSDSNNNFFRGNNKDQHGGGYSKAEDRKKGSPVELDISFESNSLVAKAIVTPPPSTSGAAAAPVYGKLSSVVEILNDNNNTSQKNAGDACNPCDKRGVAVSVNPSGTGNRKLASKVVKKKKIVKRVVKKGSVNPTSSSALASPSLAKEVGGTVQAGSVTHDSSNAASENVKAETYLEEKINAVDKVSAPDSEKCEDKNGSLSLLSLGPEFRSQECKINEDSDIGKESRFERGGSISSAPSCASSSVDKNCGSDSDCLDVCNSVHDLLSVTKIDKPTKSLDGSTSELNHLDCGNKQLCRSEVSLSPGKYIDVGCSENRNPVDVGNELNSNVVSDDIINTHNSADDSVYGFNSNDLASSEEKKITVNDSENNNDIDAGAYCEKTGLAITTLEQNSDTAIRNELNSNVVSADIINSHNSADDSVYGFNSNNLTSSEENKITVNDSENINDIDAGAYCEKMGLAITTLEQNSDTAIPLPCGGMVASSSLGDIRIQDGQDCLQHTSVLNKGSDDGSSSLEESIVVHQFGIIKDAEKQVSPGEVPVYAENCDIDKTFPNSNISLGFEVRDTSKVEKRNVKTRLNFLSLDLDDISLTPVTHSNDADRGSRILLKDPCSSEVLDHSIQRLDFYSLSNQVMGTASHGKRDFSETESCVANNDSDDENKISPVSKRKKVSASNPNLAQFQTEFIDSIVATTSSAEVPISFSDSQEHKKDDVALSKMGMDIQFKAQSMPYSGNIAKLSDCIFTGGSFESMIANEETKSSEHLELQHSDIVATQCVDLAFPNVQFSVLGCEQKDSVTPVVPITNTQTTDISVIGIIKGVNTDSRDAENNYHSRDDLQRSPRADMLSNGFNMKNDSLVQENLMSCPVARNGATISHSNDKLIEDLPNALSDIYSHGTTSELPDRMITEFSATDDDENICGGEENPKTESTVKHGSDSDTSTSSKQHTEKTMKLDHVIGCSDPITRNITPEPTQVYSKVTPLGLNSSCSELNGSKTQLDGVILKASQGYSFTFPKPKTKTPASSMHALKSRTWHRTDNNNPPASLPRVKLPARIVPLKKPILERKKNFQNTSYIRKGNSLVRNPTPVSAIPQISSTSLMRKPTPVSAIPQISSTNLLPLGLGEIPKGTKPESRADLTDPSIYSKTKVSNIALPIDTKSEENISFRLLEPPSSGCCENTTDLRKFIESNDAPVSSGDVSKQYEALEKQTGPSNNGECQAEANDGNISSLNSKRIVYVKPKTNQLVATSSSSDMMVSTDDKGQTAFSDRYFKRKKNQLVRTTFENHTVSMPNNIGNSDVQGASRVFCNKRFTKRRSHKVAGMSSKSSRASLVWTLGGKNSSRNDRNSWHYQKFPWKRTTYLRSFIHNSASSFNSGSLSAAGKKLLLLRKRDTVYTRSTRGFSLWKSKVLGVGGSSLKWSKSIEKHSKKTNEEATLAVAAVERKKREKKNPARAGSQTKRERIFRVGSVRYRMDPSRRTLQRISDDESLSSASTSSGLVSKRGYIPRRLVIGNDEYVTIGNGNQLIRDPKKRIRKLANEKVRWSLHTARQRLARKQKYCQFFTRFGKCNKDGGKCPYIHDPSKIAVCTKFLNGLCSTANCKLTHKVLPERMPDCSYFLQGLCSNKSCSYRHVNVNPNASICEGFLKGYCADGNECRKKHSYVCPSFEATGTCSQGTKCKLHHPKKQSKGKKRKRSGDQNNDSGRYFGSISADVSEPGLTVAPSHSQKNEEHEDELTDYISLDVYEEAADMVDQSSELSTFCDNDTMDLRLDTSDELIKHISIIPKFALQFQSRNPQA
- the LOC131596007 gene encoding uncharacterized protein At1g21580 isoform X2 encodes the protein MVVNGNVNSVVLHLRNRFKRRVLFLESRRGNNKDQHGGGYSKAEDRKKGSPVELDISFESNSLVAKAIVTPPPSTSGAAAAPVYGKLSSVVEILNDNNNTSQKNAGDACNPCDKRGVAVSVNPSGTGNRKLASKVVKKKKIVKRVVKKGSVNPTSSSALASPSLAKEVGGTVQAGSVTHDSSNAASENVKAETYLEEKINAVDKVSAPDSEKCEDKNGSLSLLSLGPEFRSQECKINEDSDIGKESRFERGGSISSAPSCASSSVDKNCGSDSDCLDVCNSVHDLLSVTKIDKPTKSLDGSTSELNHLDCGNKQLCRSEVSLSPGKYIDVGCSENRNPVDVGNELNSNVVSDDIINTHNSADDSVYGFNSNDLASSEEKKITVNDSENNNDIDAGAYCEKTGLAITTLEQNSDTAIRNELNSNVVSADIINSHNSADDSVYGFNSNNLTSSEENKITVNDSENINDIDAGAYCEKMGLAITTLEQNSDTAIPLPCGGMVASSSLGDIRIQDGQDCLQHTSVLNKGSDDGSSSLEESIVVHQFGIIKDAEKQVSPGEVPVYAENCDIDKTFPNSNISLGFEVRDTSKVEKRNVKTRLNFLSLDLDDISLTPVTHSNDADRGSRILLKDPCSSEVLDHSIQRLDFYSLSNQVMGTASHGKRDFSETESCVANNDSDDENKISPVSKRKKVSASNPNLAQFQTEFIDSIVATTSSAEVPISFSDSQEHKKDDVALSKMGMDIQFKAQSMPYSGNIAKLSDCIFTGGSFESMIANEETKSSEHLELQHSDIVATQCVDLAFPNVQFSVLGCEQKDSVTPVVPITNTQTTDISVIGIIKGVNTDSRDAENNYHSRDDLQRSPRADMLSNGFNMKNDSLVQENLMSCPVARNGATISHSNDKLIEDLPNALSDIYSHGTTSELPDRMITEFSATDDDENICGGEENPKTESTVKHGSDSDTSTSSKQHTEKTMKLDHVIGCSDPITRNITPEPTQVYSKVTPLGLNSSCSELNGSKTQLDGVILKASQGYSFTFPKPKTKTPASSMHALKSRTWHRTDNNNPPASLPRVKLPARIVPLKKPILERKKNFQNTSYIRKGNSLVRNPTPVSAIPQISSTSLMRKPTPVSAIPQISSTNLLPLGLGEIPKGTKPESRADLTDPSIYSKTKVSNIALPIDTKSEENISFRLLEPPSSGCCENTTDLRKFIESNDAPVSSGDVSKQYEALEKQTGPSNNGECQAEANDGNISSLNSKRIVYVKPKTNQLVATSSSSDMMVSTDDKGQTAFSDRYFKRKKNQLVRTTFENHTVSMPNNIGNSDVQGASRVFCNKRFTKRRSHKVAGMSSKSSRASLVWTLGGKNSSRNDRNSWHYQKFPWKRTTYLRSFIHNSASSFNSGSLSAAGKKLLLLRKRDTVYTRSTRGFSLWKSKVLGVGGSSLKWSKSIEKHSKKTNEEATLAVAAVERKKREKKNPARAGSQTKRERIFRVGSVRYRMDPSRRTLQRISDDESLSSASTSSGLVSKRGYIPRRLVIGNDEYVTIGNGNQLIRDPKKRIRKLANEKVRWSLHTARQRLARKQKYCQFFTRFGKCNKDGGKCPYIHDPSKIAVCTKFLNGLCSTANCKLTHKVLPERMPDCSYFLQGLCSNKSCSYRHVNVNPNASICEGFLKGYCADGNECRKKHSYVCPSFEATGTCSQGTKCKLHHPKKQSKGKKRKRSGDQNNDSGRYFGSISADVSEPGLTVAPSHSQKNEEHEDELTDYISLDVYEEAADMVDQSSELSTFCDNDTMDLRLDTSDELIKHISIIPKFALQFQSRNPQA